A stretch of DNA from Plantibacter sp. Leaf314:
CGGCTTCATCGCGACGGGAGCCGTCGCCGCGCTCCTCCTCGCCGGTTGCAGCGCCGGAGGCGACGCCGCGACCGAACTGTCCGACGAGCCCGTCACCCTCCGGTTCACCTGGTGGGGCAACGACGCCCGCACGGCGGCCACCCAGGAGGTCATCGCGGCCTTCGAGAAGGAGTACCCGAACATCACCATCGAGCCCCAGTTCACGGACTGGGCCGGGTACTGGGACAAGCTCGCCACCGAGACGGCGGCGAACGACACCCCCGACATCATCCAGATGGACGAGAAGTACATCGCCACCTACGGCGACCGGGGTGCACTGCTCGACCTCAAGACCGTCGGCGACCAGCTCGACCTCAGCGACTTCCCCAAGGAGACGCTGACCTCGGGGACCGTCAACGACTCGCTCTACGGCGTGCCGTCCGGCATCACGAGCTACTCCATCGTGGTGAACCCGACCCTGCTGGCGTCGGCCGGCATCGAGATGCCCGACGACGAGACCTGGACCTGGGACGACTTCACCGCGCTGAGCGAGCAGGTGTCGGCGGCCGGTGGCGGATCGATCTACGGGTTCCAGCCCTTCGGCTTCGAGGACGGCGGCCTGAACAACTGGGCACGCCAGCACGGCGACGAGCTCTACAACGACAAGGGCGAGGTCTCCATCAAGCCCGAGACGCTCGCGTCCTGGTGGAGCTACCTCCTCGAGCTGGTGAACGACGGCGCGACGCCGTCCGCCTCGGCGATCGTCGAGAAGCAGGCCGGCGGTCTGGCGGAGTCCTTCACCGCGACCAACGCCGCGGCGTTCGCCCCCTGGTGGAACAGCCAGCTGACGGCACTCACCGAGGCGAGCGGTTCGCCGCTCGAGCTGCTGCGCATCCCGACCGT
This window harbors:
- a CDS encoding ABC transporter substrate-binding protein, with amino-acid sequence MSISKHGRAAGFIATGAVAALLLAGCSAGGDAATELSDEPVTLRFTWWGNDARTAATQEVIAAFEKEYPNITIEPQFTDWAGYWDKLATETAANDTPDIIQMDEKYIATYGDRGALLDLKTVGDQLDLSDFPKETLTSGTVNDSLYGVPSGITSYSIVVNPTLLASAGIEMPDDETWTWDDFTALSEQVSAAGGGSIYGFQPFGFEDGGLNNWARQHGDELYNDKGEVSIKPETLASWWSYLLELVNDGATPSASAIVEKQAGGLAESFTATNAAAFAPWWNSQLTALTEASGSPLELLRIPTVDGGADGSAYYKPSMYWSASARTAHPAEAALFIDFLANSETAADSLLTERGVPANTKIREYITPKLAETDQAVVEFLDGLADDIGEPPTVTPAGGSAIEALVKQYTEQVLFGKNTPDQAAEGFIKDLKAAVAAG